A window of the Loxodonta africana isolate mLoxAfr1 chromosome 3, mLoxAfr1.hap2, whole genome shotgun sequence genome harbors these coding sequences:
- the LOC100653916 gene encoding serine/threonine-protein kinase MARK2-like, with product MLQSHLAFSAVEETHVGRYHLLRTIGKGASAKVKLAQHIITGQEVAIKIIDKSQHTSSDLHRLYREIEIMKDLHHPNIVKLFEVIENEHALYIVMEYASGRDLFYHLVNHGFMSEKEAQTKFQQIVSAVKYCHDKGIVHRDLKTENLLLDKRMNIKLADFGLGTEFTTGSKLDTFCGTPPYSAPELLQGEKYDGPPVDVWSLGVILYFMVTGSLPFRGKTLTKLREQVLQGQYHVPFHMSSQCQHLLSKIFIRDPRKRATLEDILAHLWMKVSHEEKQKLYVQPLPDYDNHWHTEVTVNTGYVQEDIHDSLLNHNYNDANATYLILRHDTYDIDSHTSTLEPQAEAHCTDSHTPSSSHEVPPTVCPKPKQRSYTEPTIPTFGYYIRDALNTLSEGGMGTSMVSTSPSFSLALAHLRQQSTTAWAQPNQDSDLYAKVRNSEVPQPITPPQCVSVPSSSAYTINESAGAPEKTSFTQGMSNLSSANEEQVHELPDQPSLPQTVSLASSSEEQLHELPDQPSLPQTVSPASSSVSSQGWKQATGRFFKLMRRCLCFTYDKKDHKASDSKAAQMIIPQQAKPRSLKFTWRMKITSSLEPDEMLQEICQVLDANGCDWDLTHKYTLLCMNGTPGQQDFTQWRMEVCTLPRRTLNGVKVKRISGTSEAFNSIVSKITRDLAL from the coding sequence ATGCTGCAGAGCCACTTAGCCTTCTCTGCTGTGGAGGAAACTCATGTGGGACGCTACCACCTCCTCAGAACCATCGGCAAGGGGGCATCTGCCAAGGTCAAGCTGGCCCAGCACATCATCACCGGCCAAGAGGTAGCCATTAAAATAATTGACAAGAGCCAGCACACGTCCTCCGACCTCCACAGACTATACAGAGAGATAGAAATTATGAAGGATCTCCATCATCCAAATATTGTAAAGCTGTTTGAAGTCATAGAGAATGAGCACGCCCTCTATATAGTGATGGAGTATGCAAGTGGAAGGGACCTCTTTTACCACCTAGTGAATCATGGCTTCATGAGCGaaaaagaggcccaaacgaaATTCCAACAAATAGTGTCAGCGGTGAAGTACTGCCACGACAAGGGTATTGTTCATAGGGATCTGAAAACAGAAAACCTACTATTGGACAAGCGAATGAACATCAAACTTGCAGACTTTGGTTTAGGAACTGAATTCACCACAGGGAGCAAGCTGGATACCTTCTGTGGCACTCCCCCTTATTCTGCCCCAGAACTCCTTCAGGGAGAAAAGTATGACGGACCCCCAGTGGATgtgtggagcctgggagtcatccTATACTTCATGGTAACTGGATCTCTACCTTTTCGTGGGAAGACCTTGACGAAGCTGCGAGAGCAGGTGCTGCAGGGACAATATCACGTTCCCTTCCACATGTCTAGCCAGTGTCAACACCTGCTCAGTAAAATTTTCATTCGTGACCCAAGAAAGAGAGCCACATTAGAGGACATCCTAGCACATCTGTGGATGAAGGTGagccatgaagaaaaacaaaagctctACGTGCAGCCACTCCCAGACTACGATAACCACTGGCACACTGAGGTGACGGTGAACACGGGTTACGTGCAGGAAGACATTCATGACTCACTGTTGAACCACAATTACAATGATGCGAACGCCACCTATCTGATCCTGCGTCACGACACATATGACATTGACAGCCACACCAGCACCCTGGAACCCCAGGCTGAAGCCCATTGCACCGATAGCCACACTCCTTCCTCATCCCATGAAGTGCCTCCTACCGTCTGTCCTAAACCCAAACAGCGTAGTTACACCGAGCCCACCATTCCCACCTTTGGTTACTACATCCGCGATGCTTTGAACACTCTCTCTGAGGGAGGGATGGGGACCTCCATGGTGTCTACTTCTCCATCAttctccctggccctggcccaCCTGCGGCAGCAATCTACCACAGCCTGGGCACAGCCCAACCAGGACTCTGACCTGTATGCCAAGGTGAGAAACAGTGAGGTGCCACAGCCCATCACACCACCCCAGTGTGTTTCTGTGCCTTCCTCCTCAGCCTACACCATCAACGAGAGTGCCGGGGCCCCGGAGAAAACCAGTTTTACCCAGGGAATGTCAAATCTAAGCTCCGCAAATGAGGAGCAGGTGCATGAGTTACCTGACCAGCCGAGTTTGCCCCAGACTGTGAGTCTAGCCTCTTCCTCTGAGGAGCAACTGCATGAGTTACCTGACCAGCCGAGTTTGCCCCAGACTGTGAGTCCAGCCTCTTCCTCTGTCAGCAGCCAGGGCTGGAAGCAGGCCACTGGGAGGTTCTTTAAGCTCATGAGAAGATGCCTTTGTTTTACATatgacaaaaaggaccacaaagCATCGGACAGCAAAGCTGCACAAATGATCATACCTCAACAGGCCAAACCACGCTCTCTCAAATTTACCTGGAGGATGAAGATCACCAGTTCCTTGGAGCCCGACGAGATGCTGCAGGAGATCTGTCAAGTGTTGGATGCCAATGGCTGTGACTGGGATCTCACCCACAAATACACACTGCTGTGTATGAATGGCACACCAGGACAACAGGACTTCACTCAGTGGAGGATGGAGGTGTGCACCCTGCCTCGGAGGACTCTCAATGGggtaaaagtgaagagaatttcagGGACCTCTGAGGCCTTCAATAGCATTGTCTCAAAAATCACCAGGGACCTTGCACTTTAA